In Natronococcus occultus SP4, the following proteins share a genomic window:
- a CDS encoding NAD+ synthase — MLDLRFSDAELDERRDHITNFVREQVEDAGADGVVLGLSGGIDSTLVAYLAVDALGTEDVHGLVLPARVSADDNMSDAERVARELGMSFDVIEIEPIVDSLLGAYPEAEGDRMAVGNARARVRGVLNYLVANHEERLVLGTGNRSEGAVGYFTKYGDGAVDCHPIGNLYKAQVRQLARHVGVPENLAAKPATAELWEDQTDEDEMGFDYETLDTILASHIDGPLSADTTAREHDLDVETVEKVRRMYERSEHKRRAPPSPDPLE, encoded by the coding sequence ATGCTCGATCTTCGGTTTTCCGACGCGGAACTGGACGAACGGCGCGATCACATCACGAACTTCGTTCGCGAACAGGTCGAGGACGCGGGTGCCGACGGCGTCGTCCTCGGGCTTTCGGGGGGGATCGACAGCACGCTCGTCGCGTACCTGGCCGTCGACGCCCTCGGCACCGAGGACGTCCACGGGCTCGTCCTCCCGGCGCGGGTCAGCGCCGACGACAACATGAGCGACGCCGAGCGCGTCGCCCGGGAGCTCGGGATGAGCTTCGACGTGATCGAGATCGAACCGATCGTCGACTCGCTGCTCGGTGCCTACCCCGAGGCCGAGGGCGATCGAATGGCGGTCGGGAACGCACGAGCCCGCGTGCGGGGCGTCCTGAACTACCTCGTCGCGAACCACGAAGAGCGGCTCGTCCTCGGCACCGGCAACCGCAGCGAGGGCGCGGTCGGCTACTTCACGAAGTACGGCGACGGCGCCGTCGACTGCCATCCGATCGGCAACCTCTACAAAGCCCAGGTCCGCCAGCTCGCCCGCCACGTCGGCGTCCCCGAGAATCTGGCGGCCAAACCCGCGACGGCCGAACTCTGGGAGGATCAGACCGACGAAGACGAGATGGGCTTCGACTACGAGACGCTCGATACGATCCTCGCCAGCCACATCGACGGCCCGCTATCGGCCGACACGACGGCCCGCGAGCACGACCTCGACGTCGAAACCGTCGAGAAAGTCCGACGAATGTACGAGCGAAGCGAGCACAAACGTCGGGCGCCACCGTCCCCCGACCCGCTCGAGTAG
- a CDS encoding DUF7114 family protein, whose amino-acid sequence MEQADSCRRAALEAVTDVEPAALHEYIESTLESASMVPGALTLESARTVGSTDPIGRDDGIVTHAAGVQLIYEGLRLTRSLAHEEPWTDPETDVDGDLEILAADIFVARGFYLLARTDAADKAVRTVQAFGRDQTHRLEDRDGSDHAATRDTNLERDVLELAVLAGATAVDENPSPSLLETADEIAAAAGTSFPAVERSAIGTDPLSERSLEDSPTDRATSVTDS is encoded by the coding sequence ATGGAACAGGCGGACAGCTGTCGGCGTGCGGCCCTCGAGGCCGTCACGGACGTCGAACCTGCGGCGCTACACGAGTATATCGAATCCACGCTCGAGAGCGCGTCGATGGTTCCCGGCGCGCTCACCCTCGAGAGCGCCCGTACTGTCGGCTCGACCGACCCGATCGGACGGGACGACGGGATCGTCACGCACGCTGCCGGCGTACAGCTCATCTACGAGGGGCTCCGGCTCACGCGCTCGCTGGCCCACGAGGAGCCCTGGACCGACCCGGAAACCGACGTCGACGGCGACCTCGAGATCCTCGCAGCCGACATCTTCGTCGCCCGCGGCTTCTACCTGCTGGCCCGGACCGACGCCGCGGACAAGGCGGTTCGTACCGTCCAGGCGTTCGGCCGCGACCAGACCCACCGCCTCGAGGACCGCGACGGCTCCGACCACGCGGCGACCCGCGATACCAACCTCGAGCGGGACGTCCTCGAACTCGCGGTGCTTGCCGGCGCCACGGCCGTCGACGAGAACCCGTCACCGTCACTGCTCGAGACCGCCGACGAGATCGCTGCGGCCGCCGGAACGTCGTTTCCCGCGGTCGAGCGGTCGGCGATCGGTACCGATCCGCTCTCGGAGCGCTCGCTCGAGGACTCGCCGACCGATCGCGCGACCTCCGTCACCGACAGCTGA
- a CDS encoding enoyl-CoA hydratase/isomerase family protein: MIDVDSDGAIRTVTIDRPDRRNALTVAGLEALERAVADADEPVIVIRGAGPAFCAGADLEVVADLDRDGAEEFARLGQRVARTIEDAAAVVVAEIDGPARGGGLELALACDLRVGTPDSTYGEPGVTFGLFGAWGGTVRLPRIIGEGATLELACTGRVVDADEALRMGLVSRLEDRPRTVAEELAETETDALAALKRRVRDDADRTTQERREAEAFGELVATHAAELDGLLE, encoded by the coding sequence ATGATCGACGTCGACAGCGACGGAGCGATCCGAACGGTCACGATCGACAGGCCGGACCGACGCAACGCCCTGACCGTCGCGGGACTCGAGGCCCTCGAACGGGCGGTCGCCGACGCCGACGAACCGGTGATCGTCATCCGTGGCGCCGGGCCCGCGTTCTGTGCCGGCGCCGACCTCGAGGTGGTCGCCGACCTCGACCGGGACGGCGCCGAGGAGTTCGCCCGGCTCGGCCAGCGCGTTGCCCGAACGATCGAGGACGCGGCGGCGGTCGTCGTCGCGGAGATCGACGGCCCCGCCCGCGGCGGGGGACTGGAGCTCGCGCTGGCCTGTGACCTGCGGGTCGGCACCCCGGACTCGACCTACGGCGAACCGGGAGTCACGTTCGGGCTGTTCGGCGCCTGGGGCGGCACCGTCCGGCTCCCCCGAATCATCGGGGAGGGTGCCACCCTGGAACTGGCCTGTACCGGACGGGTCGTCGACGCCGACGAGGCGCTCCGAATGGGGCTCGTCTCGCGGCTCGAGGACCGGCCGCGGACGGTCGCCGAGGAGCTCGCTGAAACCGAGACGGACGCCCTCGCCGCCCTGAAACGGCGGGTACGCGACGACGCCGACCGGACGACCCAGGAGCGACGGGAGGCCGAGGCCTTCGGCGAGCTGGTGGCGACACACGCTGCGGAGCTCGATGGGCTGCTCGAGTAG
- a CDS encoding GNAT family N-acetyltransferase yields MPGPAFLTGDDVTLRTIEEEDLEFLQTQVNDPEIRRPIGRSTPLNADQERAFYEDVVCSDDTIHLLVVVDATPVGTIGLESIDWQSAGAELGYWIAPAHQRRGYGSEAVELIVGHGFDQLGLHRLAARVYGFNDGSKRLLESVGFSEEGVHRDAAFVDGEYRDTHWYGLLEEEWR; encoded by the coding sequence ATGCCCGGGCCCGCGTTTCTGACCGGCGACGACGTAACGCTGCGGACGATCGAGGAAGAGGATCTCGAGTTCCTCCAGACCCAGGTCAACGATCCCGAGATCCGGCGACCGATCGGGCGCTCGACGCCGCTTAACGCCGATCAGGAGCGGGCGTTTTACGAGGACGTCGTCTGCTCGGACGACACGATCCACCTCCTGGTTGTCGTCGACGCGACCCCCGTAGGGACGATCGGGCTCGAGTCGATCGACTGGCAGTCGGCCGGCGCCGAGCTGGGCTACTGGATCGCGCCGGCCCACCAGCGGCGGGGGTACGGCTCCGAGGCCGTGGAGCTTATCGTCGGCCACGGGTTCGACCAGCTCGGTCTCCACCGGCTCGCCGCCCGCGTCTACGGGTTCAACGACGGCTCGAAGCGGCTCCTCGAGTCAGTCGGGTTCTCCGAGGAGGGCGTCCACCGCGACGCCGCGTTCGTCGACGGCGAGTACCGGGACACCCACTGGTATGGCCTCCTCGAGGAGGAGTGGCGGTAG